The following proteins come from a genomic window of Sorghum bicolor cultivar BTx623 chromosome 3, Sorghum_bicolor_NCBIv3, whole genome shotgun sequence:
- the LOC8061476 gene encoding pentatricopeptide repeat-containing protein At2g03880, mitochondrial — protein MAPLPHGACPPVGWVCTSRAAVDLHALDVLRLSCTYTKHASLKRHRRTRRTFSTPGATAIAVLDAQSDPITDCTVRPHGGPPMALPAGTGVVAYNAAISRCARAGLYARALALFREMRGRGLRADEYTLPPLLNSAALLRGPPGAVAALHALLLRAGLAHHLHVANALVDAYARLPCAGGAATARAVFDEMPRRDVVTWTSLLTGLARAGAHAAAVRAYHGMVAAGVQTDEFAVAAVLSSCAGSTALDVGRSVHAAAVHLGLCPFRSVGNSLVSMYAKTGALHDARAVFDAMPARCTITWTALIVGYAQNGRGRRSLEVYTDMVRSGCRPDYVTFIGLLFACSHAGLVDAGRDHFRSMAVDYGIAPGPDHYACMVDLLGRAGRLDEAMDLLNRSSTELDATVWKSLLGACRVHRNAELAERAAEMVWRLDPTDAVPYVMLSNLYSRARRWGDVARIRALMKARGITKEPGCSWVGVNGVTHLFHVEDRGHPRAAEIYRKVEEMTERIRAEGYVPDTDWALQDEAPEGRERGLAYHSERLAVAFGLLAVPAAAPIRVFKNLRVCGDCHTAIKMVAKAYGRVIILRDANCFHHMKDGECSCGDYW, from the coding sequence ATGGCACCTCTTCCTCATGGTGCGTGCCCTCCTGTTGGATGGGTTTGCACAAGTCGCGCCGCCGTGGACCTGCACGCCCTAGATGTGTTGCGACTATCGTGTACGTATACGAAGCATGCAAGTTTGAAGCGCCATCGCCGTACTCGACGTACGTTTTCCACTCCAGGGGCCACCGCCATCGCCGTACTCGACGCACAGTCCGATCCCATAACTGACTGCACTGTCCGACCCCACGGCGGCCCTCCGATGGCGTTGCCGGCGGGCACGGGGGTGGTGGCCTACAAcgcggccatctcccggtgCGCCCGCGCGGGGCTGTACGCGCGGGCGCTGGCGCTGTTCCGCGAGATGCGCGGGCGGGGGCTGCGCGCCGACGAGTACACCCTCCCGCCGCTCCTCaactccgcggcgctcctgcgGGGCCCGCCGGGGGCGGTGGCCGCGCTGCACGCGCTCCTCCTCCGCGCGGGGCTCGCGCACCACCTCCACGTCGCCAACGCGCTCGTCGACGCCTACGCCAGGCTGCCCTGCGCGGGGGGCGCCGCCACGGCGCGGGCCGTGTTCGACGAAATGCCGCGCCGGGACGTCGTCACCTGGACCTCGCTCCTCACGGGGCTCGCGCGCGCCGGCGCCCACGCCGCGGCGGTCCGCGCGTACCACGGCATGGTCGCCGCGGGGGTCCAGACCGACGAGTTCGCCGTCGCGGCGGTGCTCAGCTCGTGCGCGGGCTCCACCGCGCTCGACGTGGGCCGCTCGGTGCACGCCGCCGCGGTCCACCTCGGGCTCTGCCCGTTCCGCTCGGTCGGGAACTCGCTCGTGTCCATGTACGCCAAGACCGGCGCGCTGCACGACGCGCGGGCGGTGTTCGACGCGATGCCGGCGCGGTGCACCATCACGTGGACGGCTCTCATCGTCGGGTACGCGCAGAACGGCCGTGGCAGGCGGTCGCTCGAGGTCTACACCGATATGGTCAGGTCCGGGTGCAGGCCGGACTACGTGACCTTCATCGGTCTGCTCTTCGCGTGCAGCCACGCCGGCCTCGTCGACGCCGGCCGGGATCACTTCCGGTCCATGGCGGTCGACTACGGCATCGCTCCGGGACCGGATCACTACGCGTGCATGGTCGACTTGCTAGGCCGGGCGGGGAGGCTGGACGAGGCCATGGACCTGCTGAACCGGAGCTCCACGGAGCTGGACGCCACGGTGTGGAAGTCGCTGCTGGGCGCGTGCCGGGTGCACCGGaacgcggagctcgccgagcgcGCGGCCGAGATGGTGTGGAGGCTGGATCCGACGGACGCCGTGCCGTACGTCATGCTCTCCAACCTCTACTCCCGGGCGAGGAGATGGGGCGACGTCGCGAGGATCCGCGCGCTGATGAAGGCGAGAGGGATCACCAAGGAGCCCGGGTGCAGCTGGGTGGGCGTGAACGGCGTCACGCACCTGTTCCACGTCGAGGACCGCGGGCACCCGCGGGCGGCCGAGATCTACCGCAAGGTGGAGGAGATGACCGAGAGGATCCGGGCCGAGGGGTACGTGCCGGACACGGACTGGGCGCTGCAGGACGAGGCGCCGGAGGGGAGGGAGAGGGGGCTGGCGTACCACAGCGAGAGGCTCGCCGTGGCCTTCGGGCTGCTCGCCGTGCCAGCGGCCGCACCCATCCGCGTGTTCAAGAACCTACGGGTGTGTGGCGACTGCCACACGGCAATCAAGATGGTCGCCAAGGCGTACGGCAGAGTGATTATTTTGAGGGATGCAAACTGCTTCCACCACATGAAAGACGGAGAGTGTTCTTGTGGTGATTACTGGTAG
- the LOC8063147 gene encoding uncharacterized protein LOC8063147, with protein MRQPHLSPQLSPSPVLSSHFSPPATGASPWRRRLHRGRAFQPPLSSLREPNKATLRKASPNVPFRLGGGGGGSGSPKDRRPAADDKEEEAEGSGGGGGAGALTGTLIAGALLVGFVGGFGAAGYVYKDQINTFLTQFSGFIDGYGPAGYALFVLVYAGLEVLAIPAIPLTMSAGLLFGNVTGTIIVSVGGTLAAAVAFLIARYFARERILKMVEGNKKFLAIDKAIGENGFKVVTLLRLSPLLPFSLGNYLYGLTSVKFLPYVLGSWLGMLPGSWAYVSAGAFGRAIIQDESEIGLGGNGQLWTLGVGLLFTAIAATYVTRLAKDAVKEIDD; from the exons ATGAGGCAGCCGCACCTCTCGCCGCAGCTCTCCCCTTCCCCGGTCCTCTCCTCCCACTTCTCGCCGCCGGCGACGGGGGCCTcgccctggcggcggcggctgcaccGGGGGCGGGCCTTCCAACCGCCGCTCTCCTCGCTGCGGGAGCCCAACAAGGCCACGCTCCGCAAGGCCTCGCCCAACGTACCCTTCCGcctcggcggtggcggtggcgggagCGGCAGCCCCAAGGACCGCCGCCCCGCCGCCGACgacaaggaggaggaggccgagggcagcggcggcggcggcggcgccggggcACTCACAGGGACGCTGATCGCGGGAGCGCTACTGGTTGGTTTCGTAGGGGGGTTTGGGGCGGCCGGATACGTGTACAAGGACCAGATCAACACCTTCCTCACGCAGTTCTCAGGGTTTATTGACG GCTATGGTCCAGCCGGATACGCTCTGTTCGTACTTGTATATGCAGGGTTGGAG GTTCTCGCAATTCCTGCAATACCTTTAACCATGTCAGCTGGTCTGTTGTTTGGTAATGTGACCGGTACAATTATTGTCTCAGTCGGTGGAACA CTAGCTGCAGCCGTGGCCTTCCTTATTGCTAGATACTTTGCCAGAGAGAGAATTCTTAAAATGGTTGAAGGAAATAAGAAGTTTCTGGCAATTGATAAGGCAATAGGTGAAAATGGATTTAAGGTCGTTACTTTGCTTCGTTTGAGTCCCCTGTTACCTTTCTCCCTTGGGAACTATCTGTATGGCCTGACTTCAGTGAAGTTCTTGCCATATGTCTTGGGCAG TTGGTTGGGAATGCTTCCAGGTTCATGGGCTTACGTCAGTGCTGGTGCATTCGGGCGAGCTATAATT CAAGATGAGTCGGAAATTGGTTTGGGAGGAAATGGACAGCTATGGACACTGGGTGTTGGGTTATTGTTTACAGCCATTGCTGCCACTTATGTAACAAGGCTCGCAAAG GATGCTGTAAAGGAGATCGACGACTAG
- the LOC8061477 gene encoding cytochrome c, with product MASFSEAPPGNPTAGEKIFKTKCAQCHTVDKGAGHKQGPNLNGLFGRQSGTTPGYSYSTANKSMAVIWEENTLYDYLLNPKKYIPGTKMVFPGLKKPQERADLIAYLKNATA from the exons ATGGCGTCGTTCTCTGAGGCGCCTCCGGGGAACCCAACTGCCGGCGAGAAGATCTTCAAGACCAAGTGCGCGCAGTGCCACACCGTCGACAAGGGCGCCGGCCACAAGCAAG GTCCTAATTTGAATGGTCTATTTGGGAGGCAGTCTGGTACAACACCTGGTTACTCTTACTCCACAGCTAACAAGAGCATGGCTGTAATTTGGGAGGAGAACACTTTGTATGACTACCTGCTTAATCCTAAGAAG TACATTCCTGGAACCAAGATGGTATTCCCTGGACTGAAAAAGCCACAGGAACGTGCTGATCTCATTGCATACCTGAAGAATGCCACTGCCTGA
- the LOC8061478 gene encoding uncharacterized protein LOC8061478, with amino-acid sequence MPLTRVAADAFGVLTIALFALFAALGLFCIFQSVYFRCRIRRGPPFLPLGYFNGPWVTRIALILITIWWGVGEIVRLSFLKKKLFSSLTWQRNICDVYILSNLGFAEPGIFFAFAFLLHGSLQKKELGTLNQRWNWKTMAYMLIFCIPVFSVQAILVFVGPKFVRDENHDLGRRKIAKYFIRTYSPVGDTSVCTYPLFGTIFLGLVDAFLMSYVSYVGSRVLSLVINKSLRRRVYLLMVSVLCFLPFRVLLLGFSVLPKPGDVAFEGIIFLSFLMMLSCTTVGILLLVYYPVADSLALRDIGQRDIAEMVPYDDYYYEGASLVANQSFREIERNSDTSTKRGSISFRTMIREDQLQQDGTDEIGFSSRSGVHIGSPSGSSPSAAMPMLPLKEIPRY; translated from the coding sequence ATGCCCCTGACCAGAGTAGCTGCCGATGCATTCGGTGTGTTGACAATCGCACTGTTTGCGCTGTTTGCTGCTCTGGGCCTCTTCTGCATTTTCCAGTCAGTCTACTTCAGGTGTCGGATTCGGAGAGGACCCCCCTTCCTTCCGCTTGGTTACTTTAACGGCCCATGGGTGACTCGCATTGCTCTGATTCTGATCACAATTTGGTGGGGAGTAGGTGAGATAGTGAGATTGAGCTTCTTGAAGAAAAAGTTGTTCTCCAGCTTAACATGGCAGAGGAACATATGTGATGTGTACATACTTTCCAATCTAGGGTTTGCAGAGCCAGGGATCTTCTTTGCATTTGCTTTTCTGCTCCATGGCTCGTTACAAAAGAAGGAGCTGGGCACTTTAAACCAAAGATGGAATTGGAAGACCATGGCCTACATGTTGATTTTCTGCATTCCAGTGTTCTCAGTGCaggcaatcctagtgtttgttGGGCCAAAGTTTGTTAGAGATGAGAACCATGATCTTGGGAGAAGGAAGATTGCTAAATACTTCATACGGACGTACTCACCGGTTGGAGATACCAGTGTTTGCACTTACCCATTGTTTGGCACCATTTTTCTTGGACTTGTAGATGCTttcctgatgagctatgtaTCATATGTTGGATCACGGGTGCTGTCCTTGGTTATTAACAAGTCACTGCGAAGGAGGGTTTATCTACTGATGGTGTCAGTGCTCTGCTTCCTTCCTTTCAGGGTGCTTCTCCTCGGGTTTTCAGTGCTGCCCAAGCCAGGAGATGTTGCCTTTGAGGGTATTATCTTCCTGTCATTTTTGATGATGCTGTCATGCACAACTGTTGGGATACTTTTACTGGTTTACTACCCTGTAGCTGATTCATTGGCCCTCCGAGATATAGGCCAGAGGGACATAGcagaaatggtgccttatgatGATTACTACTATGAAGGTGCATCACTTGTGGCCAACCAGAGTTTCCGAGAAATTGAGCGGAATTCTGACACTTCAACGAAGCGGGGATCCATATCCTTCCGCACAATGATCAGAGAAGACCAGCTTCAGCAGGATGGTACAGATGAGATTGGCTTCTCATCTCGCAGTGGTGTCCATATTGGATCACCCTCAGGCTCTTCGCCAAGCGCAGCAATGCCGATGCTCCCTCTCAAGGAAATCCCTAGATACTAA